One bacterium DNA window includes the following coding sequences:
- a CDS encoding DUF2950 domain-containing protein, giving the protein MQSPFRKWMSALLALGCLAFSFSLWAAEKFASPEQAQQALVQALAGADPESALKKIFGPEASDLWTSGDAAQDQERRQAFLKRAAEQSSWSPLGKDRTVLLVGQDQWSFPIPLKRQGKSWAFDTKTGREEILNRRIGANELDAIAGAEDYARAQQEYFQQDRNGDGVKEYAQRFVSDPGQKNGLYWDSKDPRATSPVGPAIGQATIQDLPGGERRLIHHGYYFQALGEQSKKAPGGAKSFIQDGKQTQGFALLAYPMSYGSSGIMSFLVGPDGRVLQKDLGRGTAKTALKMTEYDPDSSWKPVHQISANRPIIKP; this is encoded by the coding sequence ATGCAAAGCCCTTTCCGAAAATGGATGTCGGCGCTCTTGGCCCTGGGCTGTCTCGCCTTTAGCTTCAGTCTTTGGGCGGCCGAGAAATTCGCCAGTCCCGAGCAGGCTCAGCAGGCTTTGGTCCAAGCCCTCGCCGGCGCCGACCCCGAATCGGCCTTGAAAAAAATCTTCGGCCCCGAAGCTTCCGATCTCTGGACCTCGGGCGATGCGGCGCAAGATCAGGAGCGCCGCCAGGCCTTTCTCAAACGGGCCGCCGAGCAAAGCTCCTGGTCGCCGCTCGGCAAGGACCGCACGGTCCTCCTCGTCGGCCAGGACCAATGGTCCTTCCCGATTCCCTTGAAGCGCCAAGGCAAGTCCTGGGCCTTCGACACCAAGACCGGCCGCGAGGAAATCCTCAACCGCCGCATCGGCGCCAACGAGCTCGATGCGATCGCCGGCGCCGAGGATTACGCCCGGGCCCAACAGGAGTATTTCCAGCAGGACCGCAACGGCGATGGCGTTAAGGAATACGCCCAGCGTTTCGTCAGCGATCCCGGGCAAAAGAACGGTCTCTACTGGGATTCGAAGGATCCCCGCGCGACCAGCCCGGTCGGCCCAGCCATCGGCCAGGCGACGATTCAAGACCTGCCCGGCGGCGAGAGGCGGTTGATCCATCACGGTTATTATTTTCAAGCCCTGGGCGAGCAGAGCAAAAAGGCTCCGGGCGGCGCCAAGAGCTTCATCCAGGACGGCAAGCAAACTCAGGGCTTCGCCCTCCTCGCCTATCCGATGAGCTATGGCAGCTCCGGTATCATGAGTTTCCTGGTCGGGCCCGATGGCCGGGTCTTGCAAAAGGACCTGGGCCGGGGGACCGCCAAGACCGCGCTCAAAATGACCGAATACGACCCCGATTCGAGCTGGAAACCGGTCCACCAGATCAGTGCCAATCGCCCAATTATCAAGCCGTAA